One genomic segment of Helianthus annuus cultivar XRQ/B chromosome 14, HanXRQr2.0-SUNRISE, whole genome shotgun sequence includes these proteins:
- the LOC110908605 gene encoding uncharacterized protein LOC110908605, whose protein sequence is MNDLDDNIESIMSKSLPEPKIKRVGSLVSESNAQGSESQSAKPLMNPDLAAVKLQKIYRGFRTRRNLADSAVMVEQGVKLLDFEQLKSSSLSFFVKPETAVSRGAAKVGKGLSKNEKASKLALQHWLEAIDPRHRYGHNLHYYYTKWLLSESTQPFFYWLDVGEGKEVNLEICPRTKLLQQCIIYLGPKEREAYEVIVEDGKFMYKLSKTVIDTTGGPEHTKWIFVLSPSMVLYIGQKQKGRFVHSSFLAGGATISAGRLVIRDGILEAVWPNSGHYLPTEENFDAFMSFLEQHHIDLHAVKRYTLEEILSATNNFSHENLIMEGPLGKVYLSHVKNLVIQRLDFKHGQGDELQTEISTIKSLNHKNIASISGYCDENDEKIIIHKAFHGTLCQRLSDPTLTWSQRLQICLGVARGLNYIHYDVIHCDINSSKIILDHNWEPKIYGFELSTTYPRSLRHRLLFSRYFDTNNLTPKYDVYSFGVLLLEVLCGRKRVFTNDVVEEELEEIIDPNLRKQMDTQTMVLFTNIAYKCLKQQYVQRPTMDQIVKELEEVLQLQWELQWEHADMKEHLVTKAADEGILSDILKIPLRDIRQATNGFNKACFVGSGGYADVYRAKLDFLNIEALSSMDEKSKDELPKISKTVAIKRISSRVDEQGKQTFLTELKLLSRCKHPNIVSLLGFSRESGEMILVYEYAFKGSLGDYLVSSDKTSVVLPWAQRIQICLDIAHGISYLHTDMEGKPRIIHRDIKSDNILLDENMNAKLADFGLSKLHPTNQQPSTIYSKNIAGTTLYMDPEYTTTGKYKRESDIYSFGVVLFEVLSGKVAYDSTYTDEDDLGLAPIARRRFNEGTIKELIDPKLIEDDDDHIFTLNKGPNQDSFHAFSKIAYQCLAETQAKRPAINVVIKELQNALKLQGTTVVLSRSRLSDIVLATENFAEKYCIGLDAIGTVYKAELDHFNNNNLLAAEGKNNSESSKKRITVAIKRITSRKGGQGKQEFYEEIEMCTSYQHPNIVPLIGFCNEGDEMILVYEHVSERSLNDYLKSVDKMGTFTWIRRLHMCLEIARGLDHLHTKMVNPQRIIHIDIKSGNILLDKNLGPKIAYFVISKLRPATNIETALERNSDIYSFGVVLFEIFCGRVAYDPVYIEKNNKGLAPIACQCFNGGTIESIMDPTLKEAADEDISTSNRGPNQDSLNTFLKIACQCVGEAAKRPTMDIVIKELERAINFHDPKPVEYS, encoded by the exons ATGAATGACCTAGATGATAACATCGAATCCATAATGTCCAAATCATTGCCAGAACCTAAAATAAAGAGGGTTGGATCTCTAGTGTCCGAGTCGAACGCACAAGGATCCGAGTCACAGTCAGCTAAGCCACTCATGAACCCTGATCTGGCTGCGGTCAAGCTGCAGAAAATATATAGAGGTTTTAGAACCAGAAGAAACCTAGCTGACAGTGCAGTTATGGTTGAGCAAGG gGTGAAGCTGCTGGATTTTGAGCAGCTGAAATCCAGCTCATTATCATTCTTTGTGAAACCAGAAACGGCTGTTTCACGTGGAGCTGCAAAG GTGGGAAAAGGTTTGTCGAAAAATGAAAAGGCTAGTAAACTTGCCTTACAACATTGGCTTGAGGCA ATTGATCCTAGACATCGCTATGGTCATAATCTTCACTATTATTATACCAAATGGCTTCTTTCTGAGAGTACACAACCCTTCTTCTATTG GCTCGACGTAGGGGAAGGGAAAGAGGTGAATCTTGAAATATGCCCAAGAACAAAGCTTCTTCAGCAATGCATCATATATCTTGGCCCT AAAGAAAGGGAGGCATATGAAGTTATAGTGGAAGACGGGAAGTTCATGTACAAACTGAGTAAGACTGTGATTGATACAACAGGTGGACCAGAACACACCAAGTGGATATTTGTGCTTAGCCCATCAATGGTTTTATATATCGGGCAGAAACAAAAAGGTAGATTTGTACATTCAAGCTTTCTAGCCGGTGGAGCTACAATATCTGCCGGTCGATTGGTGATTAGAGACGGTATTTTAGAG GCTGTTTGGCCTAATAGCGGACATTACCTCCCGACGGAAGAAAACTTTGATGCTTTCATGTCGTTCCTTGAGCAACACCATATCGATCTCCATGCTGTCAAG AGATACACTCTTGAAGAGATATTATCCGCCACCAACAACTTCTCTCATGAAAATCTGATAATGGAAGGCCCATTAGGAAAGGTGTACCTTTCACATGTTAAGAATTTGGTCATACAAAGGTTAGATTTTAAGCATGGGCAAGGAGACGAGCTACAAACAGAGATTTCAACAATTAAGAGTCTCAATCATAAAAATATCGCCTCTATTTCCGGGTATTGTGATGAGAATGATGAAAAGATCATCATTCACAAAGCATTTCACGGAACTCTTTGTCAACGTCTAAGTGATCCAACTCTCACATGGTCCCAAAGACTTCAAATATGTTTAGGTGTTGCTCGTGGGTTGAATTACATCCATTATGATGTCATACATTGTGACATCAATAGCTCTAAAATTATTTTAGATCATAATTGGGAACCCAAGATATATGGTTTCGAACTTTCCACAACATATCCTCGAAGTTTGAGGCATCGTCTTCTCTTCTCTCGCTACTTTGACACCAACAATTTGACGCCCAAATATGATGTCTACTCTTTTGGTGTATTATTGCTTGAAGTTCTTTGTGGGAGGAAACGAGTGTTCACAAACGACGTTGTTGAGGAAGAACTAGAAGAGATCATTGACCCTAATTTAAGGAAACAAATGGATACACAAACGATGGTACTTTTCACAAACATAGCTTATAAATGCTTGAAGCAACAGTATGTGCAACGCCCAACTATGGATCAAATTGTCAAAGAACTTGAGGAGGTGTTGCAACTTCAATGGGAACTTCAATGGGAACATGCTGATATG AAAGAACATTTAGTAACCAAAGCTGCAGATGAAGGTATATTATCCGACATCTTGAAG ATCCCACTAAGAGACATAAGGCAGGCCACAAATGGTTTCAATAAAGCATGTTTTGTTGGGTCTGGAGGATATGCTGATGTGTACAGAGCAAAACTTGACTTTTTAAATATCGAAGCTTTGTCGTCGATGGATGAGAAGAGTAAAGATGAACTGCCCAAGATAAGCAAAACTGTAGCTATAAAACGCATTTCTAGTAGAGTAGATGAGCAAGGTAAACAAACCTTTTTAACGGAACTTAAACTGCTTTCTCGTTGTAAGCATCCAAATATAGTCTCTCTTCTCGGCTTTTCTAGAGAGTCTGGTGAAATGATTCTTGTTTACGAGTACGCTTTTAAAGGCAGTCTTGGTGATTATCTAGTAAGCAGTGATAAAACCAGTGTTGTTCTTCCTTGGGCGCAAAGAATACAAATTTGCCTTGATATTGCGCATGGAATTAGTTACCTTCACACTGACATGGAGGGAAAACCAAGGATAATACATCGAGATATAAAGAGTGATAACATTTTATTAGATGAAAATATGAACGCGAAGCTTGCTGACTTTGGGCTCTCCAAATTGCATCCTACAAATCAACAACCTAGCACTATCTATTCAAAGAATATTGCAGGGACAACATTATACATGGACCCAGAATATACAACTACCGGTAAGTACAAAAGGGAATCGGATATTTATTCCTTTGGAGTAGTTTTATTTGAGGTCCTATCTGGGAAAGTGGCGTATGATTCAACTTACACCGATGAAGATGACTTGGGACTTGCACCCATTGCAAGGAGACGATTCAACGAGGGGACAATAAAGGAATTGATTGATCCTAAATTAATTGAAGATGACGATGATCACATTTTTACTTTAAATAAAGGACCCAATCAAGATTCTTTCCATGCATTTTCGAAAATCGCATATCAGTGTTTAGCAGAAACTCAAGCCAAACGTCCAGCAATCAACGTCGTCATTAAAGAACTTCAGAATGCATTAAAACTGCAA GGGACAACCGTGGTACTCTCAAGGTCTCGACTCAGTGATATAGTGTTGGCTACCGAGAACTTTGCTGAAAAATACTGCATCGGTTTAGACGCAATTGGGACGGTGTACAAAGCTGAACTCGATCATTTTAACAACAATAATTTGTTGGCAGCAGAAGGGAAGAATAACAGTGAGTCATCCAAGAAACGCATTACCGTAGCTATAAAACGCATCACCAGTAGAAAAGGCGGGCAAGGAAAACAAGAATTCTATGAAGAGATTGAAATGTGTACTAGTTATCAACATCCCAACATAGTCCCTCTTATTGGCTTTTGTAATGAAGGGGATGAAATGATCCTTGTCTATGAGCATGTTTCTGAGAGAAGCCTCAACGACTATTTGAAAAGTGTTGATAAAATGGGTACTTTTACATGGATCCGCCGTCTACACATGTGCCTTGAGATTGCACGTGGACTTGATCACCTTCACACAAAGATGGTCAACCCACAAAGGATAATACACATTGACATAAAGAGTGGCAACATTCTGTTAGACAAGAACTTGGGGCCGAAAATTGCTTACTTTGTAATCTCAAAGTTACGCCCTGCAACAAATATAGAAACAGCACTGGAAAGGAATTCTGATATATACTCGTTTGGAGTTGTGCTTTTTGAAATCTTTTGTGGGAGGGTGGCATATGATCCAGTttacatagaaaaaaataacaaaGGGCTTGCACCCATTGCATGCCAATGTTTCAATGGTGGAACCATAGAGAGTATAATGGATCCGACGCTAAAAGAAGCCGccgatgaagacatttctacttcAAATAGAGGACCCAATCAAGATTCTTTAAACACATTCTTAAAAATTGCATGTCAGTGTGTGGGAGAGGCTGCCAAGCGTCCTACTATGGATATAGTGATCAAGGAACTTGAGAGAGCAATCAACTTTCAT GACCCCAAGCCCGTGGAATATAGTTGA
- the LOC110908607 gene encoding auxin-induced protein PCNT115 isoform X1, whose translation MAGVVRRIKLGSQGMEVSVMGLGCMSLTASAYGPAKPEQDMIKIIHHAVKTGITHLDTSDCYGPHANEILIGKALKGLERGSVQLATKFGIKSLVDCEVCGDPEYVRACCEASLKRLDVDYIDLYYVHRVDSRVPIEITMRELKKLVEEGKIKYIGLSEASPSTIRRAHSVHPITAVQLEWSLWTRDHEEEVIPTCRELGIGIVPSLPLGGGFLALGPKLVEGMLDEDLRKYNPRLQGENLEHNKILFEQIQKIAEKKGCTMSQLAMAWLLDVQEYIYVLHYMYTK comes from the exons ATGGCAGGAGTAGTGAGAAGGATTAAGCTTGGATCTCAAGGTATGGAAGTATCAGTTATGGGATTAGGATGCATGAGCTTGACTGCTAGTGCCTATGGACCTGCCAAACCCGAACAAGACATGATCAAAATCATCCACCACGCCGTCAAAACCGGCATCACTCATCTTGACACCTCCGACTGCTACGGGCCTCACGCCAACGAAATCCTCATTGGCAAG GCGTTGAAGGGACTGGAAAGAGGAAGTGTGCAACTGGCAACGAAATTTGGTATCAAATCGTTGGTAGACTGTGAAGTATGTGGTGATCCGGAGTATGTTAGAGCTTGTTGTGAAGCTAGTTTGAAACGCCTTGATGTTGATTACATTGATCTGTATTATGTCCATCGTGTAGATTCTCGTGTTCCTATCGAGATCACA ATGAGAGAACTCAAGAAACTGGTTGAAGAGGGTAAAATCAAATATATAGGTTTATCTGAGGCCTCACCTTCCACCATCAGAAGAGCCCATTCTGTTCATCCAATTACAGCTGTGCAGTTAGAGTGGTCACTATGGACTAGAGACCATGAAGAAGAAGTAATTCCAACTTGCAG AGAATTAGGTATAGGGATTGTTCCATCCTTACCTCTCGGAGGTGGGTTCCTTGCTTTGGGTCCGAAGTTGGTGGAGGGCATGCTAGATGAAGATCTTAGGAAG TACAATCCAAGATTACAAGGTGAGAATCTTGAACACAACAAGATCTTGTTTGAGCAGATTCAGAAGATTGCAGAGAAGAAAGGGTGCACCATGTCTCAGTTGGCAATGGCATGGCTGTTAGACGTACAAGAATACATATATGTTCTGCATTATATGTATACAAAATAG
- the LOC110908607 gene encoding auxin-induced protein PCNT115 isoform X2, whose product MEVSVMGLGCMSLTASAYGPAKPEQDMIKIIHHAVKTGITHLDTSDCYGPHANEILIGKALKGLERGSVQLATKFGIKSLVDCEVCGDPEYVRACCEASLKRLDVDYIDLYYVHRVDSRVPIEITMRELKKLVEEGKIKYIGLSEASPSTIRRAHSVHPITAVQLEWSLWTRDHEEEVIPTCRELGIGIVPSLPLGGGFLALGPKLVEGMLDEDLRKYNPRLQGENLEHNKILFEQIQKIAEKKGCTMSQLAMAWLLDVQEYIYVLHYMYTK is encoded by the exons ATGGAAGTATCAGTTATGGGATTAGGATGCATGAGCTTGACTGCTAGTGCCTATGGACCTGCCAAACCCGAACAAGACATGATCAAAATCATCCACCACGCCGTCAAAACCGGCATCACTCATCTTGACACCTCCGACTGCTACGGGCCTCACGCCAACGAAATCCTCATTGGCAAG GCGTTGAAGGGACTGGAAAGAGGAAGTGTGCAACTGGCAACGAAATTTGGTATCAAATCGTTGGTAGACTGTGAAGTATGTGGTGATCCGGAGTATGTTAGAGCTTGTTGTGAAGCTAGTTTGAAACGCCTTGATGTTGATTACATTGATCTGTATTATGTCCATCGTGTAGATTCTCGTGTTCCTATCGAGATCACA ATGAGAGAACTCAAGAAACTGGTTGAAGAGGGTAAAATCAAATATATAGGTTTATCTGAGGCCTCACCTTCCACCATCAGAAGAGCCCATTCTGTTCATCCAATTACAGCTGTGCAGTTAGAGTGGTCACTATGGACTAGAGACCATGAAGAAGAAGTAATTCCAACTTGCAG AGAATTAGGTATAGGGATTGTTCCATCCTTACCTCTCGGAGGTGGGTTCCTTGCTTTGGGTCCGAAGTTGGTGGAGGGCATGCTAGATGAAGATCTTAGGAAG TACAATCCAAGATTACAAGGTGAGAATCTTGAACACAACAAGATCTTGTTTGAGCAGATTCAGAAGATTGCAGAGAAGAAAGGGTGCACCATGTCTCAGTTGGCAATGGCATGGCTGTTAGACGTACAAGAATACATATATGTTCTGCATTATATGTATACAAAATAG